One genomic segment of Streptomyces coeruleoprunus includes these proteins:
- the secF gene encoding protein translocase subunit SecF has translation MSRLGNLGARLYRGEVGYDFVAKRKLWYGISILITITAIVGLAVRGLNMGIEFKGGAVFTTPSTSVSAAKAEEIAEDAAGHDAIVQKLGTGGLRIQVSSLDTQQADRIGNEIAESLDIPARQITNELVGPSWGEQIANKAWTGLGVFMILVVIYLAIAFEWRMALAALIALVHDLTITVGIYSLVGFEVTPGTVIGLLTILGYSLYDTVVVFDGLKESSKDITKQTRYTYSEIANRSLNGTLVRSINTTVVALLPVAGLLFIGGGFLGAGMLNDISLSLFVGLAAGAYSSIFIATPLVADLKEREPQMKALKKRVLAKRAAAEAKGLSADDADGADEAALPGATATAGAVVGGQRGRRGRSTGSNR, from the coding sequence CCATCGTCGGCCTGGCCGTGCGCGGCCTGAACATGGGCATCGAGTTCAAGGGCGGCGCCGTCTTCACGACGCCCAGCACCTCCGTCTCCGCCGCCAAGGCCGAGGAGATCGCGGAGGACGCCGCGGGCCACGACGCGATCGTCCAGAAGCTCGGCACCGGCGGTCTGCGCATCCAGGTCAGCAGCCTGGACACCCAGCAGGCCGACCGGATCGGCAACGAGATCGCCGAGAGCCTGGACATCCCGGCCCGGCAGATCACCAACGAGCTGGTCGGCCCCAGCTGGGGCGAGCAGATCGCCAACAAGGCCTGGACCGGCCTCGGCGTCTTCATGATCCTCGTGGTGATCTACCTGGCGATCGCCTTCGAGTGGCGCATGGCGCTCGCCGCGCTCATCGCCCTCGTCCACGACCTCACCATCACCGTCGGCATCTACTCGCTCGTCGGCTTCGAGGTCACCCCGGGCACCGTGATCGGTCTGCTCACCATCCTCGGTTACTCCCTCTACGACACCGTCGTCGTCTTCGACGGCCTGAAGGAGAGCTCGAAGGACATCACCAAGCAGACCCGCTACACCTACAGCGAGATCGCCAACCGCAGCCTCAACGGCACCCTGGTGCGGTCCATCAACACCACCGTCGTGGCGCTGCTGCCGGTGGCCGGCCTGCTCTTCATCGGCGGCGGCTTCCTCGGCGCAGGCATGCTCAACGACATCTCGCTGTCGCTGTTCGTCGGCCTCGCCGCCGGTGCCTACTCGTCGATCTTCATCGCCACGCCGCTCGTCGCCGACCTCAAGGAGCGCGAGCCGCAGATGAAGGCCCTCAAGAAGCGCGTCCTCGCCAAGCGGGCCGCCGCCGAGGCCAAGGGCCTCTCGGCGGACGACGCCGACGGCGCGGACGAGGCGGCCCTGCCCGGGGCCACCGCGACCGCCGGAGCCGTCGTCGGCGGCCAGCGCGGCCGCCGCGGCCGCTCCACCGGGAGCAACCGATGA
- a CDS encoding adenine phosphoribosyltransferase translates to MTVDTRELLLSRIRDVPDHPKPGVMFKDITPLLADPVAFAALTGAFAELCVRHGATKIVGLEARGFILAAPVAVSAQVGFVPVRKAGKLPGATLRQAYELEYGTAEIEIHAEDLTPGDRVLVIDDVLATGGTAEASLELIRRAGADVAGVAVLMELAFLDGRARLEQALRGAPLEALITV, encoded by the coding sequence ATGACCGTCGACACCCGGGAGCTGCTGCTCAGCCGGATCCGCGACGTCCCCGACCACCCCAAGCCGGGCGTCATGTTCAAGGACATCACGCCGCTGCTCGCCGACCCGGTGGCGTTCGCCGCGCTCACCGGCGCCTTCGCCGAGCTGTGCGTACGGCACGGGGCGACGAAGATCGTCGGCCTGGAGGCGCGCGGGTTCATCCTCGCCGCCCCGGTCGCCGTCTCGGCACAGGTCGGATTCGTGCCCGTCCGCAAGGCGGGCAAGCTCCCCGGCGCCACGCTCCGCCAGGCGTACGAGCTGGAGTACGGCACGGCCGAGATCGAGATCCACGCCGAGGACCTGACGCCGGGCGACCGCGTCCTGGTCATCGACGACGTCCTCGCCACCGGCGGCACCGCCGAGGCCTCGCTGGAGCTGATCCGGCGGGCCGGGGCCGACGTCGCGGGCGTCGCCGTGCTCATGGAGCTGGCCTTCCTCGACGGCCGCGCCCGCCTCGAGCAGGCCCTGCGCGGCGCCCCGCTGGAGGCGCTGATCACGGTCTGA